A window of the Vigna angularis cultivar LongXiaoDou No.4 chromosome 3, ASM1680809v1, whole genome shotgun sequence genome harbors these coding sequences:
- the LOC108320967 gene encoding phosphoenolpyruvate carboxylase kinase 2-like has protein sequence MSERLQQDYLVSEEIGRGRFGTVYRCSSADSGKSYAVKSIDKVAISAGGDSLDSRCLFTEAKIVQLLSPHPHIVTLHSLYEDETHLHMVLDLCYEPTFHHQVMPEREAASVMWQLMKGVAHCHRLGVTHRDIKPDNILFDEENRLKLADFGSAETFKEGESMSGVVGTPHYVAPEVLAGRDYNEKVDVWSCGVVLYQMLAGFLPFGGDSPVEIFEAVLRSSLRFPTRVFSSVSPAAKDLLRRMLCREVSRRFSAEQVLRHGWFSIIEQSN, from the exons ATGAGTGAACGACTACAGCAAGACTACCTCGTTTCGGAGGAGATCGGCCGGGGAAGATTCGGTACCGTTTACCGATGCTCGTCGGCGGACTCCGGCAAGTCCTACGCCGTTAAATCCATCGACAAGGTAGCCATAAGTGCCGGCGGAGACTCCCTGGACTCCCGATGCCTCTTTACCGAGGCCAAGATCGTTCAGCTGCTCTCCCCTCACCCTCACATCGTCACTCTTCACAGCCTCTACGAAGACGAAACGCACCTCCACATGGTTCTCGACCTCTGTTACGAACCCACGTTTCATCACCAGGTCATGCCGGAACGCGAAGCTGCTTCAGTGATGTGGCAGCTCATGAAAGGCGTGGCCCACTGCCACCGTCTCGGCGTGACCCACCGAGACATAAAGCCCGACAACATTCTTTTCGACGAGGAGAATCGGCTGAAGCTAGCCGATTTCGGCTCGGCCGAGACTTTCAAAGAGGGCGAGTCCATGAGCGGGGTGGTGGGGACACCGCATTACGTGGCGCCGGAGGTCCTCGCCGGAAGGGATTATAACGAGAAAGTTGACGTGTGGAGTTGTGGCGTGGTTTTGTATCAAATGTTGGCGGGGTTTTTGCCTTTTGGAGGTGATTCCCCTGTGGAGATTTTTGAGGCTGTTCTGCGCTCCAGTTTGAGATTCCCAACCCGGGTTTTCTCTTCTGTTTCACCTGCCGCCAAAGATCTCCTTCGTAGAATGTTGTGCAGAGAAGTTTCTAGAAGGTTCTCTGCTGAACAAGTTCTGA GACACGGGTGGTTTAGCATTATTGAACAGAGTAACTGA